The genomic interval GGAAGGAGCACCCTGGTTATCGGTCCCCCTGGTTCGGGTAAGACGATATTTGGGATGGAATTCCTCTACCGGGGAGCTACGATGTTCAGTCAGCCAGGTGTTTTCGTTACCCTGGAAGAGAAGCCTGTCGATCTTAGGGAGAATTTTTTCGGTTTTGGCTGGGATTTGGAAGAGCTTGAGAGGAAAGGTCTCTTCTGCTTTGTCGATGTCTCCCCCCGAGAGGACGCTGAGGAGATAGTAGGGGATTATGACCTCAAAGGACTAATAGCGAGAATAAAACATGCTGTTTCTAAGGTGAAGGCGGTACGGGTTGTTTTAGATCCAATAACGGCTCTTTTCTCCCAATACGAGGAGCGAAGGATAATAAGAAGGGATCTTCATCTCCTTTTAAGCGAGTTGAAACAACTCGGTGTTACCGTAGTCCTCACCGCCGAGCAGACAGTCCGAGATGGTACCCATCATTTTCAGTTTGAGGAGTTTGTCGCTGACAATGTAGTGGTCCTTTACCATCCTAAGACCAAGCTCTCTCGAGAACGGCAGATAGAGATCCTGAAGTTTCGAGGGGCTGCCCATCTTTCTGGGGTTTTCCCAATGGTAATCTTTGGGGATGGGCTTCAGATATTCCCCCTTTCCACCCAGGTGATAACTGGCGAGTTGTTACTCGAATGAGGAGGACAGGATGCCAAAGAAGCGGAAGGTTGAAAGGTCAGAATTTCTGGGGAAGGATATGAGATTAAAAGGGGTGGGGCTTGGTATCCCCAGTTTTCTTAGCCTTCTTCATCAGG from Acidobacteriota bacterium carries:
- a CDS encoding AAA family ATPase, which produces MKKRGVVKVPTGIKGFEDLSLGGLPKGRSTLVIGPPGSGKTIFGMEFLYRGATMFSQPGVFVTLEEKPVDLRENFFGFGWDLEELERKGLFCFVDVSPREDAEEIVGDYDLKGLIARIKHAVSKVKAVRVVLDPITALFSQYEERRIIRRDLHLLLSELKQLGVTVVLTAEQTVRDGTHHFQFEEFVADNVVVLYHPKTKLSRERQIEILKFRGAAHLSGVFPMVIFGDGLQIFPLSTQVITGELLLE